A stretch of Rhododendron vialii isolate Sample 1 chromosome 4a, ASM3025357v1 DNA encodes these proteins:
- the LOC131324689 gene encoding phenolic glucoside malonyltransferase 2-like produces MAQANLVKVLDVCRVAPMPDHSPNSPTQTSLPLTFFDLFWLRLRPSRRLFFYEFPVPKTTLTDTILPKLKHSLSVTLQHYLPLAGNLTWPQDSDKPIVQYNEGDAVSLTVGESEDNFYHLSANGFREADKYHHYAPYLLASKTRVPVLALQVTLFPNAGFTIGYAAHHAVFDGKSITMFMHSWASICRRGGDSILMPEPTPFYDRTIVNDPSDIEKAYLNGLLAQNGPNNRSLEMWDLKAPPDVMLGTFQLTQANIECIKRWVKSKWQEKHTEKPSFHPSTFAVTIAYTWVCLVKTRKLTAEKVHLFITVDCRARLEPPIPSTYFGNCITGCVIDGDTSKLMAEDGVAIAARAIGEAIGGMDDGVLKGAKEMIPKLLSIRNEGGLLISIASSPRFEVYKIDFGWGRPKKVEIVSIEKSGAISLSDSKDGNGGVEIGVALNKHEAEAFASLFASGLKYHQVQES; encoded by the coding sequence ATGGCACAAGCCAATCTGGTGAAGGTACTAGACGTTTGTAGGGTTGCTCCTATGCCTGATCACTCCCCCAACTCACCCACCCAAACATCGCTTCCTCTTACATTTTTCGACCTTTTTTGGTTGAGATTACGTCCGAGTCGGCGCTTATTCTTCTATGAATTCCCCGTTCCAAAAACAACACTCACAGATACCATCCTTCCCAAACTAAAACACTCCCTATCGGTCACCCTACAACACTATCTACCACTCGCTGGAAATCTCACCTGGCCTCAGGATTCCGACAAACCAATTGTCCAATACAATGAAGGCGATGCAGTTTCACTTACAGTAGGAGAGTCTGAAGACAATTTCTACCATCTCTCAGCAAACGGTTTCCGCGAAGCCGATAAATATCATCATTATGCACCGTACTTACTGGCATCTAAAACAAGAGTACCAGTTCTAGCCTTGCAAGTGACTCTTTTTCCAAACGCAGGCTTTACCATTGGTTATGCCGCCCATCATGCGGTATTCGATGGGAAATCCATAACCATGTTTATGCATTCATGGGCCTCTATTTGCAGGCGTGGTGGAGACTCAATTCTAATGCCTGAACCAACTCCGTTCTATGACAGGACCATAGTCAATGACCCATCCGATATAGAAAAAGCTTACCTAAATGGCTTGTTGGCACAAAATGGACCTAACAACAGAAGCCTAGAGATGTGGGACTTGAAAGCTCCACCAGATGTTATGTTAGGCACATTCCAACTGACACAAGCAAACATAGAGTGTATTAAGAGGTGGGTGAAATCTAAATGGCAAGAGAAACATACAGAGAAACCATCTTTTCATCCATCCACTTTTGCAGTAACAATTGCCTACACATGGGTTTGCTTAGTTAAGACCCGCAAATTAACGGCCGAGAAAGTTCATCTTTTCATAACCGTTGACTGTAGGGCCCGCTTGGAACCTCCCATCCCTTCTACCTATTTCGGTAACTGTATAACAGGTTGTGTCATAGATGGAGATACGAGCAAGTTGATGGCAGAAGATGGGGTTGCCATAGCAGCTAGGGCAATTGGTGAAGCTATAGGAGGAATGGATGATGGAGTTCTAAAAGGAGCAAAAGAGATGATACCTAAATTGCTTTCTATTAGGAACGAGGGTGGTTTGTTGATCAGTATCGCATCCTCGCCTCGGTTTGAGGTCTACAAAATTGATTTTGGGTGGGGGAGGCCAAAGAAGGTGGAGATCGTATCAATAGAGAAAAGTGGAGCTATATCTCTTTCAGATTCCAAAGATGGCAACGGTGGGGTTGAGATTGGGGTAGCGTTGAATAAACATGAAGCTGAAGCATTTGCTTCTTTGTTTGCAAGTGGTCTCAAATATCATCAAGTCCAAGAAAGTTGA